taattttttttattataagatagttaatttaatatttaaaattcaattttaaatttcatatgtgagaattaaaatattGTCACGTGAGGGTTGtgttaaaggaaaatataaattaaaattttatatatttttaaattattaaatttttatataaaaaaaaaaataagtgaaatgaatttgaattaatgtataaaaataatttattatattttttttaataaatgacgaacaaaatacatattttcatactaaataattaaataaaaattgcataatATAATCCCAAAagtaaaattaccaaaatgggGTGGAAATTGagctaataaaaattattatttttaaattgatttaatttaatataatttgttttttttttaatttatcagtTTATTGATCTTTTtgccaattaaaaaaaaaaactgttcaATTAGTAATATTTGTTCTAATTTTGTACTAAATTtatgttaatgatttttatttttatttttaccaaaatgatTCAAACAAATTCAAAGCTCCAAGAATTTtccaatatcaaaattttcacttcaAGGTGAAGGGGGCacgattaaaaaattaaaaataaaaaggaaaaaggaaaaaagaaagagaggcaATGATCATAAATGCAAAAGTGAACAGAAAAATGGTTGGAGGGTGGAGAAGGGTCAACGTTCAAATATGTTTTCCCCTTTATTCTTATCCTCCACTATAAGCTGTCACCAAAGAATATGTCTACTGGCAAGGGATATTCCATTGCCGCCCACCCATCTcctattcttctctttttctttttttcttttttttttttatatattattattattctatagCTTGTATTCTCCATCTTCTTGCTAAAATGGGTAATTATTTGGGTATTTTGAGATTGGACCATTGAGGGCATTTTTGGTAGGAAGATGAGGTTTTAGTCTAGCTATTtatggattttgtttttattcttatattGTTAAAGGCGTGTTTGGCATgtgaaaatagaaatgaaagatGAGAATAAAGAAAtcacctaaaaaagaaaaatcaaaatcttagtgaaaataagatttgtttCGATTtctatattgatttttatttttttttatttttattataatatatgatCCAAATATACTAATGAATAAACATTCTCATTCTCTGTTTTAATTTTTCTCGAAAGTTTTACGATAAGAGTTGATTTCACTTAAACCATGAAGTTTTATGCAAATATATCTAATTATCATCGATTTTCAATTTCATCTATTAACGTCCTTATagatgtattttatatataaaatttattttaaaaaaatagatatacgtgtttaataattttctaaaaaaatattttagtcaCAAAATTGGAAACCAAACCGAAACAAACCTCAGATATCAATAAAACCAACCCTtataataatggaattttttattttcataataatattttttatttccaattataattaaaattataataattgtattattttccCATATTATAATTTTCCCATCCAAACACAATAactaataaaagataaattaaatttatttattttttcttctcaacaTGTTTTAAGGgtggtaaaatattttgagatgaTATGTagcaattacaaaattacttaaaaaggGTCACTCCTctattatagaaaatttaaaccaataaaaTAAACCATCATTAATAAGAATTTCACAAAAAGACATATATGCTTGGTACATTTACAAAATTActgaaaaaaaaagtcacttcataatagaaaaataaaaataataaaataagccaTCACTATTTAGAATTTGACAAAAAGAGTAATCTTGATTGAACCTctcactttcctttctttttttaagctAAAGCCAAATTTATGATTTCATAAGAGTAGTATTGGTGTCTgagaataattttggaaaatgtttttagattaaaaagaatttttgaaaacaaaatttagtgacttgtttggtaactatttttttatttttatacaaaaaaaaaaagtctgtttggaaacttaaaatgtttttaacgtatttttaaatatattttaaaaataatttttatatttaatgttttatttttaatcattctatatatttgtataattatttcttaaaacaatcataagaaaacaaatgaaaagaattaaaagatgTTCTTGAAAAAATACtctatttattgttattaagaataaaaaacaaaaaacaaaaaataatttttgattgttaaacttatttttttgttatggaaAACAAAAGGTTCTTATAAAAAACAGTTCCAAAATAGGTCTtaagtgtttaaaaaaatttaagaaatacttttaaaaatctaaaaaatcacttataatattaaaaaattacttgtaatgttttttttaaaaaaaaacacttgataaTTGATTCTTTTAACAACATTgtcaaataaaatacttttactaTAAATAATTCAAGTAAAATTTTGCAGTTTCAAACACActcttcatttttaaaaatagttttaaaattttaaaattagcttaatttaaaagtaaaaataataatatttttttaataaaggttttattttatatataaaaaatatgtttttaaccTAAGACTTTTCTAATTAGAAGTACTTTTAGAATGTGTTTTGTGgtgattttatgaaatgtttttaacatttttaatactcagaaagataaaaaaatttaagtattaaaaagttataaaagCATCTTAAAATCACCGTCAAATACACTTTTAATAAACTTATAGCCAAAAAAGTATGTCCTAATATaagttgttattgttattattcatTAATTGTCTACAAATTGTAATTAAAtgttacttttattaaaagtaaGAATAATTAAGCAGGCTTTTAAAATCttcaattttaattcatatttatgagaccttcttaaacattaaaaagtggGAAGGTTAAACTTTAATTATAGAGAAgtaattcttttattaaaaatataaaaattataaatacaccatgattttaggaaatatttttaatctaaaaggtatttttgaaaaaaaagtaagtgtttgacaaactttaagaaatccttttaaaaatttgaaaaatcacttatactattttttggaaaaatacttgattggaaataaaatattatcataaatataccctaaataaaaaaatggttttctaagAAAGCAagtatttcttatttttgtagaactcaaataaatcatttaaaaaaaatgtgagatttatatttaatatttttatttaaatatcattaaaaaatatatttaattttcaaattttaaaaggtaTAAAGCTTTTAATAAACAAAGCATATACTTGCaagaatttcttaaattttatttttaaaaaattaaaattttttttatttaagtaacttttagttaaaaaaaacctatatttACACAcgaggtaaataaaaaaataaaaaaaaataaaaaaaataaaaactaaagggagagaaaaggaaaagaaaggtgGTGGAAGAGAAGAACAATAAAGAAAGTTCCCGAAAAAAACTGGTTGAATATCTATAAATACTAATTTACTACCACCGCCTTATGCTCCCAAGTCCCAAGCCAATTCTCCCTATAACGTTCTTCTCTCTCCGCTTTGTCTTCTTCAATTCAATTTCTACTCCCACAAACATGCTTGTTTATCAGGATCTTCTCACCGGTAATTATTTtggtttgttgttttttgttttattgatattaatattGTTGTTGTTTGTTGTTCCGTTTTTTCTGGGATCCTCTGGGCTCTGTTTGTTTCCAGAGAAAGAGATCAGGAAAACAACTCAGATAttgaagtttgattttttatttaattttttttctggGGTTCTACAAGGAGAtatgataaatgataataaagttGGTCTCTGAACAGTATAGCAATTTTTCTGGGAACTGCTTTCTTCGGAAACAAACGGTGTTTGTGTCTGTTGAGGCAAACAGAGGTTGAAAAGactatttatttatctatttatttgttggtTCTTATTGGGCTCTGGGTTTGTTGGGTTGTGTAATTGAATTGGTGAAACAACTAGAATAAATAGACTATAGACAATGGCGCCTCtgattaaaagatttaaattagATATGATTCGTGGGTTGAGTTTGGTCTGATTTTCTACAGTGAGTTTTGATTATTTTCTGTGACTAGCTTATTGTGCAGGCTCTGAAAAATTTTCTCCAGAACTCGTATTATTTTCTTGGATTAATACACCCATCGTATGGAGGTTGTTTGTCTATTTGTTTGGAGCTTTTTTCtggggaaaaaagaagaagttggCTTTGGAATCATATTCCATATGATAATTTCAATCTAATACTGACTGTCAATTGAGTATTCCATCGTGGGTTTAAGCTTATTGGGCATACTATGACAATCCTATTTTATTGGGAGTAGAGATCTAAGACCAGTAGCTCACCCTTTTGGGTTTTACATGTAGTCCTATAGAAGAACAAGCCCTTCAATTCTTTGTCTGCAAGTTCCTTTCTTTTATGTATCTAGTTTCATTGCAAAGGGGAACTTTTACATGTGACTGTATTCTTTGTTGATCTTATCTTGTTGTCCATGATGCATTTTGATTGGGAATTTGTATCATATGCTTAATAGTTCTTTCTTTCTTGGACCAATTTGAAAGTTTATGATTCTCTCTTACTTTAGCTTTCTTGTTATGGTGGACCACATTTGTCCTATGCGATGGAGATTTTACTTTTTGCAATGAATTTCAGGTGATGAGCTTCTCTCAGACTCATTCCCATACAAGGAAATCGAGAATGGGATGCTGTGGGAAGTGGAAGGGAAGGTTGGGACCTTTTTGTTTAGCCCTTTTAAAGCTTAACCTCAGTTTTATTTCTTACCCCTCATGAGACTTGCCTTTCTGCAGTGGGTTGTTCAAGGTGCAGTAGATGTGGACATAGGGGCTAATCCTTCTGCTGAAGGTGGGGGAGAGGATGAAGGTGTTGAAGATCAGGCTGTGAAGGTCGTTGATATTGTTGATACCTTCAGGCTGCAGGTACCAATCTTCTGACTCTGCTGTTATGCTGTTATGTTGTGTTAATTCAGCATCTCCCATCTTAAAAACAAACGGTTTTATATTATTTGCAGGAGCAACCTTCTTTTGACAAGAAGCAGTTTGTCACTTTCATGAAGAGGTACATCAAATTGCTCACACCCAAGTTAGAACCCGAGAAGCAAGAATTGTTTAAGAAGCACATCGAGGGAGCAACTAAGTTCCTACTCCCAAAGCTCAGTGATCTCCAATTGTATGTCTACCGTTTGATCTATTTTGATCTTTTTTGACCTCCATTGAATCAAAACTACTAATATCTGATCTAACTCTGTTGAAATATTATGATGCTGCAGCTTTGTGGGAGAAAGCATGCATGATGATGGCAGTCTTGTCTTTGCATACTACAAAGAAGGTGCCACTGATCCAACCTTCCTCTACTTTGCGCATGGGTTGAAGGAGATCAAGTGCTGAGGAAGTCTGTACACTAGCCCATCAGCCTTCTCCAGTCTGTCTCTTTTTAGAGTTTTGGATTTATACTGTTATCTGTTTTATGTTTGAAGGGTTCTGGatttaaatgttaatttttcttcCTAGATGCAGCTATGCGATGAATGATATAGTAGTATTAAACTCGGATTAAGGAATAACTACTATACATGGgttttattgacaaaaaaattatagCCTCTCTGATtcaatatatgataaataatcaAGTTGGGTCATGCTCTAGATGTCAATGTTTCTACATTTTAGCTGAGAATGATTGACCGTGTACAGATGGAAGATGTTGAGGTGCACCGAACCATTTTTGTAATGGTAACTACTTCGTAACATAGAGAAGCATTTAGCCCAATGGGCAGGGTCCATTGCCTTAAAACATATACAGTACTGGCCTTAAGAAATATGGAGTCTACCCCTACTGGGTATGAAGGTCTGCCTCTCCATTCCCTTTGAGGCATGCCCTATGAATGGAAGGGGGACTCTTGAAATATATTTCCTTATGTTTCGTTCACTACCAGTAAACTTCAAGAATCTTTTCATGTTGCTTAGAAGCCAGAAAAGTTTAGGAAAGGTGCGATTAGCATACGGTTTTGGATTGAGGCAGAGTAGCCTCGTTAACAGAAGAAAGCCCGACGGATTACTATCCGAGATCTTGCATTTGCATtagaaaaaaagacaaaaaaaaaaaaaaaagacataaataTCATACCAAGAAAAGAGTAAATTCTACAGCGCAATATGTATTTTGAAGAAACCACTTTCTTCTCATAATCAAACTTGTAATTGAAGCTTTACTTTCTTTCTGGCTTAAACTTTAATGACATGTTTGGAGGAGAAGCCTATGCATAATAATTTAAGCTTGATTTCTTCTTGGCCTGTACTTGAATTATACCTTCGTTGAAGTCCTCATGGTTCACCTGGAATCAAACCAATTTGACAGTCCGATTAGTACTTGCTCCCATGGTAGAGCTCAAATGTTTCAATACATGATAGAATATAAAAACATCACACAACTATAGCTCATCTGGGCTCCAAGCtactaaaaaatttcaatttttcagcattttatattcttttaagTAGGTTCACATTTTGCTTGTTTGACCAAAAGTTTGGCATAACAGGTTTTCCAGGTCATCAGAAGAACAAAAATATAGAATACAACCATTTCAACATAGTGGCCTTCAATGATGTTTCATTTTCGGTTttcttttcaattaattcactACTGACCTAACTTCTATCTTCCATTCATCataatatgtataataaataaaaaggaaataaaaaaatcaaggtgtcgtttggatacacttcttgttgtctatttttaaaaacaaaaaataatagtaacttctatataaaatgcaATAACTCTTTGAGACGTACCTTAAAAAGATAATGACTTTTAAGTGCTTAAAAAAAAGTTGaggtattaaaaataatttttaaatatataagataaattcttactttttatataagagttactatattttatatgtCTTCAAATCTGTTAAAAAGATGGGGTGGCTGGCTAGTTAGTTTCATTCAGCACATGCACGAGGGAGAGGGGTAGGAGGAGGTGGGGTAGAGAGAGTACCTCAGTTGCATCACGACGAAGAGCCAGCATTCCCGCCTCTACACAGACAGCTTTCAGTTGTGCCCCATTGAAATCATCTGTGGATCGAGCCAGTTCTTCAAAATTGACATCCGGATGAACAGTCATCTTTCTTGAGTGGATCTACAAATACAATGTGAAAGAGTCAATAAGAGCTCTGCAAAGAGTGTACAATGCGCAATGATCTAGAAGAAAATATTCATTGAAGACATACCTGCAAGATTCGAGCTCTTGCTTCTTCAGTGGGATGTGGAAACTCAATTTTACGATCCAATCGACCAGATCGCATAAGTGCAGGGTCCAGAATATCAGCTCGGTTTGTTGCTGCTATCACCTACATGTTACCATAAATAGAATTAGAATTTCTTGATCTTAAAAGGGAATAAAATATTGTAACTGAATACATAGGCATTCTAGCTGCTAAACATTTATAGACACTTTCATAATACTATAGGAGAAACAGTACTCTAAAACTCAGCCCATAAACTAAGGAGTTCTGGAGGGGCATGAAATGACATTCATGACCCAAAAGTTGAGAAGCTAAAAACACTGCAGTGGATAGCAGAATCCAACACAAATGAATTCATGGGGACTTGAGCCAGAAAATGAGGTGGAAAAAAGTGCAGCAAtggatttagaaaataataaaaccttTATGCGATCATCACTGCTAAAGCCATCAAGCTGATTCAATAACTCCAACATTGTCCGCTGCACCTCCCTATCTCCACTCACTTCACTGCAATAAAAGGCAGAAAAGCCTATAGTCAAGGAGGCTGCTCATGAGTTCACCTTGATAATTTCAATCCAAATCCACAAAAGcagattttgataaaaatatcatgaaAGATGTAGTGCTAAACCAATAATGGTTTACCTATCAAACCGCTTTGTGCCTATGGCATCAATTTCATCTATAAAAATGATGCAAGGAGATTTCTCTTTAGCAAGCTGAAAGGCATCACGGACAAGTTTTGCCCCATCCCCAATGAACATCTGAATACATTCCAAGTTGTTTAGttacatgtaataaaaaaaatagatcaaaGAATGCACACATCACACTAACATAATTGCTACATGGCAACTAGAGAACTTAACAGAAATTGGTCAAAAAGTTGAACAGTTATATCAAgggatggttttttttttcatgtattttgCAATGGAAATAGGATGACAACTTCATCAACCTAAAACTGGTAATCTATAGTACagtaattaaaagaaattctaCATAGACGGAGGAAATGCATGTTGACAATTAAACAGGTTCATCAAAAGGATAAGGTTGTAGT
Above is a genomic segment from Vitis riparia cultivar Riparia Gloire de Montpellier isolate 1030 chromosome 14, EGFV_Vit.rip_1.0, whole genome shotgun sequence containing:
- the LOC117930423 gene encoding translationally-controlled tumor protein homolog, whose protein sequence is MLVYQDLLTGDELLSDSFPYKEIENGMLWEVEGKWVVQGAVDVDIGANPSAEGGGEDEGVEDQAVKVVDIVDTFRLQEQPSFDKKQFVTFMKRYIKLLTPKLEPEKQELFKKHIEGATKFLLPKLSDLQFFVGESMHDDGSLVFAYYKEGATDPTFLYFAHGLKEIKC